One Candidatus Vicinibacter affinis DNA window includes the following coding sequences:
- the htpG gene encoding molecular chaperone HtpG: MQSGKISVQTENIFPIIKKFLYSEQEIFLRELISNAIDATSKLKALSNRGEMKGELGNLNIEIIPNKENKTLTIRDRGIGMDEEEVNKYLNQVAFSSAQEFLDKYKDELNIIGHFGLGFYSAFMVAEKVEVITKSYKSDSVAVRWTCNGETEYTIQPDEKSDRGTDIVLHLSTDAQEYLEEFKLQTLLDKFCKFLPVPIQLGTKKETIREGEEDKEIEVPNIINNTNPLWKKSPAEITEEEYKAFYEELYPFSGEPLFWIHLNIDYPFNLTGILYFPKIKNQFEIQKNKIHLYSNQVFVTDDVKEIVPEFLMLLHGVIDSPDIPLNVSRSYLQSDANVRKITGYITKKVAEKLQELFKKDRLDFERKWDDIGTFIKYGLISDEKFAEKAMAFSLFKNVDKVYETIEEYKEKVKDVQTDKNKRLNVLYTHDPLLHHSIIQQCKNRGYDVLLMDQIIDNHFIQHLEYKAEMSFKRIDSDTVDRLIDLDEKPESVLNEDQQKSVTELFKQLSINLATNTEVKPLSPNDPPIQIVRPEFLRRMSEMQHMMHMARGEQDDMFKDSHSVIVNSNHPTIAQKLVAMEDESTKQQLATYLLELALLEQQMLKGAALTDFVKRSLEKI; this comes from the coding sequence ATGCAAAGCGGTAAGATATCTGTACAAACGGAGAACATTTTTCCAATTATAAAAAAATTCCTTTATTCTGAACAAGAGATTTTTTTACGTGAGTTAATTTCCAATGCAATTGATGCCACCAGTAAATTAAAGGCGCTCTCCAACAGAGGAGAAATGAAAGGGGAGCTTGGAAATTTAAATATTGAAATCATACCAAATAAAGAAAATAAAACACTTACCATTCGTGATCGTGGTATTGGTATGGACGAAGAGGAAGTCAATAAATACTTAAATCAGGTAGCCTTTTCCTCTGCCCAGGAATTTTTAGACAAATACAAAGATGAACTAAATATCATAGGTCATTTCGGGCTTGGGTTTTATTCTGCTTTTATGGTGGCAGAAAAAGTGGAAGTAATCACAAAATCATATAAATCAGATTCTGTTGCCGTAAGATGGACTTGTAACGGAGAAACAGAGTATACCATTCAACCTGATGAAAAATCAGATCGAGGAACTGATATTGTACTTCATTTGAGTACTGATGCACAGGAATATCTAGAAGAATTTAAATTGCAGACCCTGCTGGATAAATTCTGCAAATTTCTTCCTGTCCCAATTCAACTGGGAACCAAAAAGGAAACCATTAGAGAGGGGGAGGAAGATAAAGAGATTGAAGTTCCTAACATCATCAACAATACCAACCCGCTCTGGAAAAAATCACCTGCAGAAATTACAGAAGAAGAATACAAAGCTTTTTATGAAGAGTTGTATCCATTTTCCGGAGAGCCTTTATTTTGGATTCATTTAAATATTGATTATCCATTTAACCTTACCGGAATTCTTTATTTTCCGAAAATAAAGAATCAATTTGAAATACAGAAGAACAAAATTCACCTGTATTCTAATCAGGTATTCGTTACGGATGATGTAAAGGAAATTGTACCGGAATTTTTAATGTTGTTGCATGGAGTAATAGATTCTCCGGACATACCACTTAACGTGTCCAGATCCTATCTTCAATCAGATGCCAACGTACGAAAAATAACCGGCTACATCACGAAAAAAGTAGCAGAAAAACTTCAGGAGTTATTTAAAAAAGATCGCTTGGATTTTGAAAGAAAATGGGACGACATCGGAACCTTCATTAAATATGGATTGATCTCTGATGAGAAATTTGCTGAAAAGGCAATGGCATTTTCACTTTTTAAAAATGTGGACAAGGTTTATGAAACCATTGAAGAATATAAGGAAAAGGTGAAGGATGTTCAGACTGATAAAAATAAGCGCCTGAATGTCTTGTATACCCATGATCCTTTATTGCATCACAGCATTATTCAACAATGCAAGAATAGAGGATATGATGTGTTATTGATGGATCAGATCATTGACAATCATTTCATCCAACATCTGGAATATAAAGCAGAAATGAGTTTTAAACGAATCGATTCAGATACGGTTGACAGATTAATTGATCTTGATGAAAAACCGGAGTCCGTTTTAAATGAAGACCAGCAAAAATCAGTGACTGAATTATTCAAACAATTGTCCATTAATTTAGCCACCAATACAGAGGTAAAACCACTTTCACCAAATGATCCTCCAATACAGATCGTCCGCCCTGAATTCTTAAGACGAATGTCCGAAATGCAACACATGATGCATATGGCTCGTGGCGAACAAGATGATATGTTTAAAGATTCACATTCGGTGATTGTCAATTCAAATCATCCAACCATTGCTCAGAAATTGGTTGCCATGGAAGATGAATCCACAAAGCAGCAATTGGCAACTTATCTTTTGGAATTGGCTCTGTTGGAACAGCAAATGCTTAAAGGAGCTGCATTAACTGATTTTGTAAAAAGAAGTTTGGAGAAGATCTGA
- a CDS encoding Omp28-related outer membrane protein — protein MKRILLLSFLISLIASDMNAQAKRYIFMEHFTNTYCGICGARNPSFYSLLTKYEGNYHHMTVHPSFPYTACTLYQANKTENSLRANYYAINSTPTLVIHGTSKKSLSSVNAAVLDAELNKTSPVQVVVKETGSSLRNISVEIRTVGNKPSGTFRVYAAAVERKINLASPNGEKVHHNVFRKFISQADGDPINLADNGGSQNLSYSLTIDPSWVENEMYVLVWVQDINSKEVLNSGNKFDITSSTSNPAGGPEFHVLANPVKSNLILQLEKPVKGEYYVLNLMGQLIEKGPLNPYSSNLELGVDHYKKGIYLVRIQSGGLKTTKRWIKD, from the coding sequence ATGAAAAGAATTCTACTCCTCTCTTTTTTGATCTCCCTAATAGCTTCTGATATGAACGCTCAGGCGAAGCGTTATATTTTTATGGAGCACTTTACAAATACATATTGTGGCATCTGTGGTGCTAGAAATCCTAGTTTTTATAGCCTTCTCACGAAGTATGAAGGAAATTATCACCACATGACGGTGCATCCTTCATTTCCGTACACAGCTTGTACTTTATACCAGGCCAACAAAACAGAGAATTCGCTAAGAGCAAATTATTATGCAATAAACAGCACACCCACACTGGTTATTCATGGTACTTCCAAAAAATCTCTATCGTCAGTTAATGCTGCGGTATTGGACGCGGAGTTAAACAAGACTTCACCCGTGCAAGTGGTGGTCAAAGAAACCGGTTCCAGTCTGAGGAATATCAGTGTAGAAATTAGGACTGTAGGCAATAAGCCATCGGGAACTTTCAGAGTATATGCAGCAGCAGTGGAGCGTAAAATAAACCTGGCTTCTCCAAATGGCGAAAAAGTACACCATAATGTATTTCGTAAATTTATCAGCCAGGCCGATGGTGACCCTATAAACTTAGCTGACAATGGGGGAAGTCAAAATTTAAGCTATTCATTAACTATTGACCCTTCCTGGGTAGAAAATGAAATGTACGTATTGGTTTGGGTTCAGGACATCAACTCAAAAGAAGTATTGAATTCAGGAAATAAATTTGACATCACAAGTTCAACCAGCAATCCAGCAGGTGGACCTGAATTTCATGTTTTAGCCAACCCGGTAAAATCTAATCTGATTCTTCAATTGGAAAAACCAGTTAAAGGCGAATATTATGTATTGAATCTAATGGGGCAACTTATAGAAAAAGGTCCACTGAATCCATACAGTTCTAATTTGGAACTAGGGGTAGATCATTACAAGAAAGGTATATATCTGGTCAGGATTCAATCCGGTGGTCTCAAAACAACCAAGCGCTGGATAAAAGATTAA
- a CDS encoding rhodanese-related sulfurtransferase, whose amino-acid sequence MQLHNKVNREILIQKMKESRELRTTISFYNYVKIANPTLFRDHLYLVFDELKVLGRIYIAQEGINAQISVPNELLDQFRFAIAEITFLKDIRLNYAIDDDGKSFFKLKIKVRPKIVADGLDDNSFDVTDSGVHLNAEEFNKLTDKEDVIVVDMRNHYESEVGKFENAITPDVVTFRESLPIVADMLAEKKDKPVIMYCTGGIRCEKASAYMKYKGFKEVYQLNGGIIEYARQVKEKDIKNKFIGKNFVFDERLGERISDQVISKCHQCGTLCDRHTNCLNDQCHILFIQCAACSEKYNQCCSQRCADFNLLSEDRKNELAGKIEFNGSAFSKGRYKALGKDEHLDLT is encoded by the coding sequence ATACAACTGCACAACAAAGTAAATCGTGAGATCCTGATTCAAAAAATGAAGGAAAGTCGCGAACTCAGGACGACAATTTCTTTTTATAATTATGTAAAGATTGCAAACCCTACACTCTTTAGGGATCACTTGTATTTAGTTTTTGATGAATTAAAGGTATTGGGCAGAATCTATATAGCTCAAGAAGGTATCAACGCCCAGATTTCTGTCCCGAATGAATTATTAGATCAATTTAGATTTGCCATAGCAGAAATTACTTTTCTAAAAGACATACGTTTAAATTATGCCATCGATGATGATGGAAAAAGTTTCTTCAAACTTAAAATTAAAGTTAGACCTAAAATTGTTGCTGATGGATTGGATGACAACAGTTTCGATGTTACTGATTCCGGCGTGCACTTGAATGCAGAAGAATTTAACAAATTGACCGATAAGGAAGATGTGATTGTGGTAGATATGCGCAATCATTATGAAAGTGAGGTCGGCAAATTTGAAAATGCAATTACTCCTGATGTGGTTACTTTTAGAGAATCCCTACCTATAGTAGCCGATATGCTGGCAGAAAAAAAAGACAAACCTGTAATCATGTATTGCACCGGTGGCATCCGGTGTGAAAAAGCATCAGCTTACATGAAATACAAGGGATTTAAAGAAGTGTACCAACTGAATGGTGGCATTATTGAATACGCACGCCAGGTTAAAGAAAAAGACATTAAAAATAAATTCATCGGAAAAAACTTTGTTTTTGATGAAAGACTTGGAGAGCGAATATCCGACCAAGTTATCAGCAAATGTCACCAATGTGGAACCCTTTGTGACAGGCATACAAATTGTCTCAACGATCAATGCCACATACTTTTTATTCAGTGTGCAGCATGTTCAGAAAAATATAACCAATGTTGCAGCCAGCGTTGTGCGGACTTCAATTTACTATCGGAAGATAGAAAAAATGAACTTGCCGGAAAGATAGAATTCAATGGCTCTGCCTTTTCCAAAGGTCGGTATAAGGCTTTGGGAAAAGATGAACACCTGGATCTGACTTAA